The following are from one region of the Gammaproteobacteria bacterium genome:
- a CDS encoding flagellar hook-length control protein FliK has product MMSDMLTTPQPTNGRGPALNTGNPAAKSADTGEKSVFYDALAALLGLGEAPGSAAAVSQSSIDSPPQEPSTDGNSLPSAAGIGLPLVVPASVPVSLVPGGGTLPAASDAPLAPSPDALAGKLTTLIPAAGNQPLLSPLSQAGASAFVIPSAALPAALPATMDMAAGLLQGAVADKADARDVALPLAGVTGYAAAPLSSLQASSSAPAPISTAITLPVGADGWGQELGSRVQWLAHNNVQAAELRINPPHLGPIEIRIKVDGDQTSVSFSSQHVVTRDALEAAIPRLRDMLGDNGLNLANVNVSSQSFSDQRGQQAGSHDVYRASLSESSEAVLDDSSSANLSRDIAIGLVDYYA; this is encoded by the coding sequence ATGATGTCTGACATGCTGACAACGCCACAGCCAACCAATGGCCGTGGGCCGGCGCTGAATACCGGGAACCCTGCCGCCAAAAGCGCGGACACAGGGGAAAAAAGTGTTTTTTATGATGCGCTTGCGGCGCTGCTAGGGTTGGGCGAGGCGCCGGGTTCGGCTGCGGCTGTTTCCCAGTCTTCCATAGATTCGCCACCTCAGGAGCCGTCAACGGACGGCAATTCCTTGCCATCGGCGGCCGGTATTGGATTGCCGCTTGTTGTGCCAGCTTCCGTGCCTGTTTCCTTGGTGCCAGGTGGAGGGACGCTCCCTGCCGCAAGTGATGCTCCCCTAGCACCCTCACCTGATGCGCTTGCCGGAAAGCTGACGACGCTTATACCGGCGGCAGGGAATCAGCCCTTGCTATCACCGCTTTCTCAAGCTGGAGCTTCCGCGTTTGTAATACCATCCGCTGCATTGCCCGCAGCGCTTCCAGCGACGATGGATATGGCTGCCGGATTGTTGCAGGGAGCGGTGGCGGATAAAGCTGACGCGCGTGATGTGGCGTTACCACTGGCTGGCGTAACCGGTTATGCGGCGGCACCTTTGTCTAGCCTCCAGGCAAGCTCATCCGCCCCGGCGCCAATCAGCACTGCCATAACTCTCCCCGTCGGCGCCGATGGCTGGGGCCAGGAGCTGGGAAGCCGCGTCCAATGGTTGGCTCATAATAATGTGCAGGCAGCGGAGTTGAGAATTAATCCTCCCCATCTGGGGCCCATCGAAATACGTATCAAGGTCGACGGGGATCAAACCAGCGTGTCGTTCAGTTCGCAGCATGTAGTGACGCGCGACGCCCTTGAAGCCGCCATCCCGCGGTTACGCGACATGCTCGGCGATAACGGCCTTAACCTGGCAAATGTTAATGTCTCATCCCAGTCCTTTTCCGATCAGCGCGGGCAGCAGGCCGGTTCTCACGATGTCTATCGTGCGTCCCTAAGCGAATCTTCGGAGGCGGTGCTAGACGATTCCTCATCAGCCAATCTCAGCAGGGATATAGCTATTGGATTGGTGGATTATTACGCCTAA
- the lspA gene encoding signal peptidase II: MLKWLWVSLVVIVLDQATKFLASGTLILHDPVAVLPFFNLTLMHNTGAAFSFLHDASGWQRWFFTALAAIVSVVLVVWLRRLQPQEKWMAAALALVLGGAVGNLIDRVMYGYVVDFIQLYYEDWYYPAFNIADAAITVGAVMLVIDTLRSKEKQGRLS, from the coding sequence ATGCTGAAATGGCTATGGGTGTCGCTGGTCGTGATCGTACTCGATCAGGCGACCAAGTTTCTCGCCAGCGGCACGCTGATTTTGCACGATCCGGTGGCGGTGCTGCCGTTTTTCAATCTCACCCTGATGCACAACACCGGCGCAGCATTTAGCTTCCTGCACGATGCCTCCGGCTGGCAGCGCTGGTTCTTCACTGCGCTGGCGGCCATTGTCAGCGTGGTGCTGGTAGTGTGGCTGCGCCGTCTTCAGCCCCAGGAAAAGTGGATGGCTGCCGCCCTTGCGCTGGTGCTGGGTGGCGCTGTGGGCAATCTCATTGACCGTGTTATGTATGGCTACGTTGTCGATTTCATTCAGTTATATTATGAAGACTGGTACTACCCGGCCTTTAACATTGCCGACGCGGCTATCACTGTGGGCGCAGTGATGCTGGTGATTGATACGCTACGCAGCAAGGAAAAGCAGGGTAGACTGAGCTGA